One window from the genome of Thermostichus vulcanus str. 'Rupite' encodes:
- a CDS encoding ECF transporter S component, with the protein MTALNSPQLWSFGTRQVVYSAIGAALYGAFSLLTNLVPLPAAGNITFRPAVAVLIFFGLAFGPWVGFLSGLIGNTLGDMLTGWGFFWNWSVGNGLMGMIPGLAMLMITDYRNRAQIFMAIGWGILGVAVGMLFASLVEILVSGITINTALVGYFTPAFLGNLVVTVVLLPVLMVAFAAVKTQRGR; encoded by the coding sequence ATGACCGCACTCAATTCCCCCCAGCTCTGGAGTTTTGGCACCCGCCAGGTGGTCTACAGCGCCATCGGGGCTGCTCTGTACGGTGCCTTTTCCTTGCTGACTAACTTGGTGCCCCTGCCCGCTGCTGGCAACATCACCTTTCGACCTGCCGTGGCGGTGTTGATTTTCTTTGGTCTTGCCTTTGGCCCTTGGGTGGGGTTCCTCTCGGGCCTGATCGGCAACACCCTGGGGGATATGCTGACGGGTTGGGGCTTCTTCTGGAATTGGAGCGTGGGGAATGGACTGATGGGGATGATCCCAGGGCTGGCCATGCTGATGATCACCGACTATCGCAACCGGGCCCAGATCTTCATGGCCATCGGCTGGGGCATCTTGGGGGTGGCCGTGGGGATGCTATTTGCCTCGCTGGTGGAAATTTTAGTCAGTGGTATCACAATTAACACAGCTCTGGTAGGTTACTTTACCCCGGCCTTTTTGGGCAACCTCGTGGTCACGGTGGTGCTGCTGCCGGTGTTGATGGTGGCCTTTGCGGCGGTAAAAACCCAGCGAGGTCGCTGA
- a CDS encoding energy-coupling factor transporter transmembrane component T family protein, giving the protein MLVSWKYRPRSTVIQRLDPRARLIYLACVIASLTLLGIWDLRLILPLFLFNLSLYSMARIEWQDIGRAWLFILVLLVGIVGLNVLVGGRGGPASVLEDTSDPIVSIPLGWYTLQITAVRLFFAVTQLFRMLSMAILALMMPYTFDPNLYGVAFRCLGASDKVAFTMDLALRFLPSFARDLSTVVDAQRARGYEVDNLKGGIPARLLRLAPLLVPVTMRSILTGEEVIDAMELRAFGVAPRTWLTQLRFTTQDDVLMGIGLGLIGLFGILRFGFGLGGFWMPEGLR; this is encoded by the coding sequence ATGCTGGTGTCCTGGAAATATCGACCTCGCTCGACGGTCATCCAGCGACTGGATCCCCGGGCCCGACTCATCTACCTAGCCTGTGTCATCGCCAGCCTAACGCTACTGGGCATCTGGGATCTGCGGCTGATTCTGCCTCTGTTTCTCTTTAATCTCAGTCTCTACAGCATGGCCCGTATCGAATGGCAGGATATCGGGCGGGCCTGGCTCTTTATTCTGGTTTTGCTGGTGGGCATCGTCGGGTTAAATGTGCTGGTGGGAGGGCGAGGGGGGCCGGCCTCTGTGCTAGAAGATACCTCAGACCCGATTGTTTCAATTCCCCTCGGTTGGTACACCCTACAGATCACAGCCGTTCGGCTGTTTTTTGCCGTCACTCAGCTTTTTCGGATGCTATCGATGGCCATTCTGGCCTTGATGATGCCCTATACCTTCGATCCCAACCTCTACGGGGTGGCCTTCCGCTGCCTGGGGGCTTCTGACAAAGTCGCCTTTACCATGGATCTGGCGTTGCGGTTTTTGCCCAGCTTTGCCCGTGACCTCAGCACGGTGGTAGATGCCCAACGAGCGAGAGGCTATGAGGTAGACAACCTCAAGGGCGGGATCCCGGCCCGGTTGTTGCGGCTAGCGCCTTTGCTGGTGCCAGTGACGATGCGCTCCATCCTGACGGGAGAGGAGGTAATCGACGCGATGGAGCTGCGGGCATTTGGGGTGGCGCCCCGCACTTGGCTGACCCAACTGCGGTTCACGACTCAAGACGATGTGCTGATGGGGATCGGCCTTGGGTTGATTGGACTATTCGGGATCCTGCGGTTTGGCTTTGGCCTCGGGGGGTTTTGGATGCCAGAGGGTCTGCGCTAG